The Pirellulales bacterium sequence CGGGTGGGGCACACTTACATCACGTACCAACCGCTCTCACCGCACGAGATGATGTACTGCCACGGTCGCACGTATTACCGCTACCATCCGGGGGCGGGCTATACCAAGGCGAAAGTCCTGTGGTGGTAGACCAGACTTTCTGGAAAGGCCGCTATGAATCGACGCACTTGGTGGACCCGCGCCCTGTTGGCCGTGGCGGCGCTGGCCACGCTCGACGCCACGTCCGCGCAGGCTGGCGAGAACACGCTGCACGGCGCCAGGTACTTTCGCCGCTCGCAGGCTTACACCTGGCACGGCGATCACTATCACACGTCGTACGGGGCGCCGGTGGCGCTGGTGGTGCCCCCCACCGCCGAAATGCAAACTAACTACCACTGGGGGGTGGCGGGCTATCGCACCTCGCCGATCTACCATCAGTACCGGCGCGGCTATCCGGGCATGGTGGGCGTGCCGGGAGCGTATTTCCGCCCCACGCCGCAATGGCCCAGCGACACCGACCAGTTTGGTGTGTATTACATCCGCGCGCCGTGGTGAGACACCACAGCAAGCACTAGCAGTTACCTTCATCGGGGGTCGTTGGCGGATACCAGGCGTCGCCAGCGAACCCCCGATTTTTTGCGCACGGGGCAGGGGAGAGTCGGGGTTAGTCGGGTCCGGCAGACCTCGCCCGGCGCCAGCGACGAAAATCATCGCCCAGCCGAGAATGAACCGATCTATTGGATAGCCAGTGTCGTCTTTACGTCAGACAAGATGCGACGGAGACGACCGGCGGAGGGACCGAGCCATGTCGCGCGAAGTAATCTCGATGTGCTTAGGCGCCTTGCCGGTCATTGTGCTCGTGCTGGCGATCATCATTCGGCCGAACGCCTGCCCGCGCAAATTGCATTAGCCGAGTCGACTAGCGATTGGCGGCGCCGGCCGGGCGGGGCAAGGCAGCGGCGGAGTTGGGCTTGCGCCTTTCGCGCGAGGTGGACGAATCGCCACTGGTCTTGCGGGCCCTTGGCTTATCAACGACGCGGCCGGCGGTGTCTGCTTCGCGCGGCACGGCGACATCGGCGAAACCGATCATCATTTCGTCTGAGGTTTGTTCGCCAAAGGTGACAGGTTTGTCGGGGTTGGGGTTCGACGGGTTGCTTTTCGAATTGTCGAACAGCGCCTCGCAGCGCAGTTCGGTTCCCTTGGGCAGCAGTTTGGGCTCGGCCAGTTCGTAGCTGTTCTGCCAGTTGAAGTCGTAGTGCGGCACGTCGAGCAAAATTTCTTGCTTGCCGTCGGGGTAGCGGGCGGTGTAACGGAACGCCTTGCCGCGCAGGTGCATGTGCGGATAGAGCGACACCAATTGCGTGTCCTGGCGGAAGGTGCGCAGCGCGTCGACCGGGTAGTCGTCGGCGCCGGGCGGAATCTTGAAGATGATGTTCATGGCCGCTTCGGTGCGCACCACGGTCTTGACCGTGGCCGGATCGACGTAAACCAAGCCCACGCTGCTCAAGTCCTCGGTCTCGCGCCCGTTGGGGGTGTAGTGCATCTGGAACTTGAGCTTCGAGCCCTTGGGGATGCGCTTGGCGTAGCCGTCGGGCAGCACCATGGGGCGGGCGCCCGGCGCGGTGGCGACCAGGAAGCCATCGAAGCTGATGGCGTTCTTCTTCTCTCCTGGCGGTTCGATGAACACGATAATGTGATGCACTACGGCGCGGTTGCCGGCTCGCGCCTCGGCGGCCTGCACCCACTTGTCTTCGGTGAAGCCGGGATCGACGGTGAAGTACTTGTATTCAATCTCCCCTTCCGCCGGCACTTTGAAGGGCTTTTTGTCCTTGTTCATGTAAAAGACTTGCTTGCGCTCGCTCAGTTGCCAGCCCTTGGCGAACTTGGGGGGCGTCGGCGCCTTGCTCAGATCGCCGGGCGGACAACCCGCGTCGACCCAATCGAGGATCAACTTTTTGTCGGAATCTGTCAGGCGCGAGTCGTTGGAAAACTGGCCGTGCTTGGGATCGGCGTGCCAAGGGGGCATGCGCTCTTCGGCCACCACCTCGCGGATCATGTCGCCCCAGCCTTCAAAATCTTCGTACTTGACCATGGAGAAGGGCGCCACTTCGCCCGGCCGGTGACACTCGACGCAGTGACGATTGAAGATGGCGGCCACATGCTCGGAGTAGTTCACCCCGGCATCGGGCTTGGGCTCTGGCGCGCGGCCGATCAGGCAGCCCATGAAGTCGGTCTTCGGCACGGTGACCGGTTTGTCGGCCAGCACCTCGTCGATGGCCATCGCCAGATCGCGGCGCTCCGGCTTGGGGCGCTTGAAGCTCACCCCTTGATGGATGCCATATTGATCGTCGATGCGGCCGCGATAGCGCACCACATGCTGGCGGTCGAGCACAAAGACCTCTGGCGTGCGGGTGGCGCCGAAATGATCGGCCACCATGTTCTTGACGTCGCGCAGCACCGGAAACGTGATGCCCATCGACGACACGAACCGCACTAGCTCGGGCTTGGTGTCTTGATGATTGGAGTCGATCGCCAGAAAGGCCACGTCCTTCGACTCGTACTCCTTGGCCAAGTCGGTCAGGCGCATGCCATAGAGTTGCACCAGCGGACATTCGGTGCCGATGAAGGCGACCACCGTCACCTTGCCTTCGGTGTGCTTGGCGAGCGACACCTTTCGCCCGCGATGGTCCTTGAGGGCGAAGCTGCGAATCTCGATGCCGACGCCGCTGCGGTCGGCGGCGGCATCGGCTGCCGATGATGGAATGGCAACAGACAGGCTGACCGCCAGGGCCAGCCCTGCGAGAAGGGCGTGCTTCATATTTTGTGAGGCCAGCCGCGGACAACCATGTCTGAGGTGGCCAATTCTCCCTGTTTCCGGTTGGAAACTTGATTATTCCATGCCGCCAGCGCGATGCAAGCTTTTTCGAGAAAAGCTGTTAGAAATGGGCGTGCGACGCTGCTTCGCGTCACGCACCGGCTGACTTCACGGCCTTGTAACGACTTTTTATACTTCGGCCAGGGGCGCAGTCGATTACCCCACCTTTTGGTAGGCGCAGTAGTTCATGCCCGAGCCGAGTCAATTCATCAAGCGCGCCGACGCCGTGGCGCCGTTTTTTGCTGGCGTCGATCTGGGGGGGACGAACATCAAGGTCGGCATTGTCGATGACCGGGGACGCACGCTGAGTCACCTGAGCGTGCCGACCGAGCGCGAAAAGGGGGGGGAGGACGGCGCGCGGCGGATGGGGCTGGCGGTTCACGAGGCGGCCCGGCAAGCGGGGCTCAAGGAGAACGAGATCGCCCGCGTCGGCCTGGGGTCGCCCGGCACCATGGACATTCCGGCGGGCATGTTGCTGGAACCGCACAACCTGGGGTGGATGCAGTTTCCGATTCGGGACCGGGTGAGTCATTACGCCGGGCTGCCGGTCACTTTCTCGAACGACGCCAACGCGGCGGCTTATGGCGAGTTTTGGGTGGGGGTCGGCGCCGAGCATCACAGCATGGTCTTGTTCACGCTGGGCACCGGCATTGGCTCGGGCATCATCATCGGCGACTTGATGATCGACGGCGAGCACAGCCACGGCGGCGAGTGCGGGCATATCATCATCGACTACAACGCCGACGCGCGGGTGTGCCCTTGCGGTCAGCCAGGGCACTTGGAGGGGTATGCCAGCGCCACGGCGGTGATTGCCCGCACCGATGAGGGACTCAAGGCGGGGCGCAAG is a genomic window containing:
- a CDS encoding thioredoxin family protein, which gives rise to MKHALLAGLALAVSLSVAIPSSAADAAADRSGVGIEIRSFALKDHRGRKVSLAKHTEGKVTVVAFIGTECPLVQLYGMRLTDLAKEYESKDVAFLAIDSNHQDTKPELVRFVSSMGITFPVLRDVKNMVADHFGATRTPEVFVLDRQHVVRYRGRIDDQYGIHQGVSFKRPKPERRDLAMAIDEVLADKPVTVPKTDFMGCLIGRAPEPKPDAGVNYSEHVAAIFNRHCVECHRPGEVAPFSMVKYEDFEGWGDMIREVVAEERMPPWHADPKHGQFSNDSRLTDSDKKLILDWVDAGCPPGDLSKAPTPPKFAKGWQLSERKQVFYMNKDKKPFKVPAEGEIEYKYFTVDPGFTEDKWVQAAEARAGNRAVVHHIIVFIEPPGEKKNAISFDGFLVATAPGARPMVLPDGYAKRIPKGSKLKFQMHYTPNGRETEDLSSVGLVYVDPATVKTVVRTEAAMNIIFKIPPGADDYPVDALRTFRQDTQLVSLYPHMHLRGKAFRYTARYPDGKQEILLDVPHYDFNWQNSYELAEPKLLPKGTELRCEALFDNSKSNPSNPNPDKPVTFGEQTSDEMMIGFADVAVPREADTAGRVVDKPRARKTSGDSSTSRERRKPNSAAALPRPAGAANR
- a CDS encoding ROK family protein; protein product: MPEPSQFIKRADAVAPFFAGVDLGGTNIKVGIVDDRGRTLSHLSVPTEREKGGEDGARRMGLAVHEAARQAGLKENEIARVGLGSPGTMDIPAGMLLEPHNLGWMQFPIRDRVSHYAGLPVTFSNDANAAAYGEFWVGVGAEHHSMVLFTLGTGIGSGIIIGDLMIDGEHSHGGECGHIIIDYNADARVCPCGQPGHLEGYASATAVIARTDEGLKAGRKSSLSARVAAGEELTPLMLAEEAEKGDAYSLEVILETARYLGIGTVTLMHTIDPDGVVFGGAMTFGEHSTPLGRRFLARIQEEVERRAFPVLAAKTKIDYASLGGDAGYIGAAGVARLEYRRR